In a single window of the Anabas testudineus chromosome 17, fAnaTes1.2, whole genome shotgun sequence genome:
- the cldn15la gene encoding claudin 15-like a encodes MSTAMESTGFVMCIISWLVTGVSLANDQWKISSVSGTIITAQRLTENLWHSCAENSAGMSECRDFVSLLALPVHVQACRALMIISLLLGLISMIVALLGMKCIKIGSATEQSKAKIAVAGGILSILAGVSCLVACSWYAYSVVQDFYNPLTGGVKYELGTGLFLGWAGASLAIVGGGLLCSAMSRARSEVKKGGYYGKAPQKIYTATAKSEPETAKSFV; translated from the exons ATGTCGACGGCTATGGAATCGACCGGGTTCGTGATGTGTATCATCAGCTGGCTGGTCACCGGAGTATCGCTGGCTAATGACCAGTGGAAGATTTCCTCTGTGTCCGGCACCATCATCACCGCCCAGAGACTGACTGAAAACTTGTGGCACTCCTGTGCCGAGAACAGCGCCGGCATGTCCGAGTGCCGGGACTTTGTGTCTCTTCTTGCTCTGCCTG TTCATGTGCAGGCGTGTCGTGCTCTGATGatcatctctctgctgctcgGTCTCATCTCCATGATCGTGGCTCTGCTCGGGATGAAGTGCATCAAGATCGGCTCGGCCACCGAGCAATCCAAGGCTAAGATCGCAGTGGCAGGAGGAATTCTGAGCATCCTCGCTG GTGTCTCCTGCCTGGTGGCCTGTTCCTGGTACGCCTACAGCGTGGTGCAGGACTTCTACAACCCACTGACTGGTGGTGTGAA GTATGAGCTGGGTACCGGCCTCTTCTTAGGCTGGGCTGGGGCCAGTCTGGCCATCGTGGGGGGAGGTTTGCTCTGCTCTGCCATGTCGAGAGCACGATCAGAAGTCAAGAAGGG TGGTTACTATGGAAAAGCGCCACAGAAGATCTACACGGCTACAGCCAAGTCAGAACCAGAAACAGCCAAATCGTTTGTCTAA